Proteins found in one Aneurinibacillus uraniidurans genomic segment:
- a CDS encoding sulfite reductase subunit alpha, giving the protein MQPTVVKNAPTTFSRTNPFQAKVIKNVNLNGAGSSKETRHIELSLKGSDLSYVPGDCLGMIPENDPELVASLLEEMKWDTKIDVIINKQGDTLPLKEALTTHFEITLLTKKIMQQAAELTENEELQKLVSNENIDQLKEYMNGRDLLDLLRDFGPWKASAQEIVSLLRKMPPRLYSIASSITANPEEVHLTIGAVRYTTHGRERKGVCSVLCAERLQEGDTLPVFIQQNKHFNLPESQDKDIIMVGPGTGIAPFRSFIQERAVNKAPGKSWLFFGDQHAASDFLYQNELENYQKDGALTRVDAAFSRDTAQKVYVQHKMLENSKELFAWLENGAYFYVCGDKQYMAKDVHETLVSIIEKEGAMNREAAEAYLNDMQEQGRYQRDVY; this is encoded by the coding sequence ATGCAACCTACTGTAGTCAAAAATGCGCCAACAACATTTTCTAGGACGAATCCATTTCAAGCAAAAGTTATCAAAAATGTAAATTTAAATGGAGCTGGCTCTAGTAAAGAAACAAGACATATCGAGTTATCGTTAAAAGGATCTGACCTTTCCTATGTCCCAGGTGATTGCCTTGGTATGATCCCGGAAAATGATCCGGAACTAGTGGCTTCTCTGCTTGAGGAAATGAAATGGGATACAAAAATCGATGTTATAATTAATAAGCAAGGTGATACACTCCCATTAAAAGAAGCGCTAACAACACACTTTGAAATTACGTTATTAACGAAAAAAATTATGCAGCAGGCAGCAGAATTAACAGAAAACGAAGAGTTACAAAAGCTTGTATCGAATGAAAATATAGATCAACTGAAAGAATATATGAACGGGCGGGACTTGCTTGATTTGTTACGCGATTTTGGTCCATGGAAAGCTTCTGCCCAAGAGATCGTCTCTTTATTAAGAAAAATGCCACCACGTCTATATTCCATTGCAAGCAGCATTACTGCTAATCCTGAGGAAGTACATTTAACCATCGGTGCCGTACGTTACACGACTCATGGACGCGAACGAAAAGGGGTTTGTTCTGTTTTATGTGCGGAACGTCTTCAAGAAGGAGATACGCTCCCGGTATTTATTCAACAAAATAAACACTTTAATCTGCCAGAGTCTCAAGATAAAGATATTATTATGGTTGGTCCAGGGACAGGCATTGCACCATTCCGTTCCTTTATCCAGGAACGTGCCGTGAATAAAGCACCAGGTAAATCATGGCTATTTTTTGGAGACCAGCATGCAGCGTCGGATTTCCTTTATCAAAACGAGTTAGAAAACTATCAAAAAGATGGAGCGCTGACAAGAGTAGATGCTGCGTTCTCGCGTGATACGGCGCAAAAAGTATATGTACAGCATAAAATGCTTGAAAACAGCAAAGAGTTGTTTGCATGGCTAGAAAACGGAGCATACTTCTACGTTTGTGGAGATAAGCAATATATGGCGAAAGATGTCCATGAAACGCTTGTTAGCATTATTGAAAAAGAAGGTGCGATGAACCGTGAAGCGGCCGAAGCGTATCTAAATGATATGCAGGAGCAAGGGCGTTACCAACGTGATGTGTATTAA
- a CDS encoding MazG-like family protein, with product MDVNEFQKWVKEYYEIRGWSELDIFIRIGFLAEETGEVARAIRALEIGRDRPDEHTGSPSELKQELVEELGDVLGNIIVIANKYDIHLEDIFKSHQMKLNKRYASIESSQ from the coding sequence ATGGATGTTAATGAATTTCAAAAATGGGTGAAAGAATATTACGAAATAAGAGGATGGTCAGAGCTTGATATCTTTATTCGTATTGGATTTCTAGCTGAAGAAACCGGAGAAGTAGCCCGAGCAATTCGAGCATTAGAGATTGGACGAGATCGACCTGATGAACACACAGGCTCGCCCTCTGAGCTAAAACAGGAGCTTGTTGAAGAACTAGGAGATGTTTTAGGCAATATTATTGTAATTGCCAATAAATACGATATACATCTCGAAGACATTTTTAAATCACATCAAATGAAATTGAATAAGCGTTATGCTTCGATAGAGTCTTCCCAGTAA
- a CDS encoding DUF3006 domain-containing protein: MKLRGIIDRFESEYAVIEVGENTMDMKRALLPVEAKPGDTIIIDGETIAIDKQDTQKRKERIEQLTNDLWED, encoded by the coding sequence ATGAAATTGCGTGGGATAATCGATCGTTTTGAATCCGAATACGCAGTGATCGAAGTTGGAGAAAATACAATGGATATGAAACGCGCCCTACTTCCAGTTGAAGCCAAGCCCGGGGATACGATCATTATTGATGGAGAGACAATCGCTATTGATAAACAAGATACCCAGAAGCGAAAAGAACGAATTGAACAATTAACGAATGACTTGTGGGAGGACTAA
- a CDS encoding protein-glutamine gamma-glutamyltransferase — translation MIQILDSSVTNKTRKQEWLLDYDQLRIIECLARSPDVYTYPSLDQLKFEGKLRSHIVSSAKKLYRSGTEFAVFKDSRCNPRYWTLTDKGGFRLNEDVKPSEGIRDIFINGHMYAFECATAVVIVYYKGVLESIGSENFNRLFPSILLFDGVYDEKLGITWGKHVEYLPGDIQYFKNPEYNPKTPEWQGENVVLLENHLYFAYGIGITTKKQVIAHLNKERIPGATTSAYLIDEAARPDFSYLSQYDQSESNPLAGRTASERSFTIAHIGTTLFVCR, via the coding sequence ATGATTCAAATTTTAGATTCATCAGTAACGAACAAAACAAGAAAACAGGAATGGCTGCTTGACTATGACCAGTTACGTATCATTGAGTGTCTGGCAAGAAGTCCGGATGTATATACGTATCCATCTCTTGACCAGTTAAAATTCGAAGGCAAGCTGCGGAGCCATATTGTCTCATCCGCCAAAAAGCTGTACCGGAGCGGCACGGAGTTTGCCGTATTTAAAGATTCCAGGTGTAATCCTCGCTACTGGACACTCACTGACAAGGGCGGATTTCGCTTGAACGAAGATGTGAAGCCATCTGAGGGGATACGAGACATTTTCATCAATGGCCATATGTATGCATTTGAATGCGCAACCGCCGTTGTAATTGTTTATTACAAAGGGGTTCTCGAATCAATCGGCAGCGAGAATTTTAATCGGCTGTTCCCCTCTATTCTCTTGTTTGATGGTGTTTATGACGAGAAACTAGGAATAACCTGGGGCAAACACGTGGAGTATCTACCGGGAGATATCCAGTATTTCAAAAACCCTGAATATAATCCGAAAACCCCTGAATGGCAGGGGGAAAACGTTGTGCTGCTGGAAAATCATCTTTACTTCGCCTACGGAATTGGCATCACAACTAAAAAACAAGTAATCGCGCATTTAAATAAAGAACGCATACCAGGCGCAACAACATCTGCCTATCTTATCGATGAAGCAGCTCGCCCTGACTTTTCGTATTTGTCGCAGTATGATCAAAGTGAGAGTAATCCACTCGCAGGGCGCACGGCTTCTGAACGTTCTTTTACAATTGCACACATTGGCACAACGCTCTTTGTCTGCAGATAA
- a CDS encoding TIGR00730 family Rossman fold protein, with protein MKRLAVFCGSSNGASDAYKEGAILLGKELAKQGITLVYGGASVGIMGTLADTVLESGGQVIGVIPTLLEEREISHRNLTELIVVNSMHERKHKMVDLADGFIALPGGPGTLEEFFEVFTWAQLGLHQKPCGILNINHYYDLIISFFDHMNEQQFLQDKYRSMALVDSNPERLLEKFKAYTPPTVKTYTTGK; from the coding sequence ATGAAACGATTAGCTGTTTTTTGCGGTTCAAGTAACGGAGCTTCGGATGCGTATAAAGAAGGAGCGATTCTACTCGGTAAAGAATTAGCAAAACAAGGTATCACACTTGTATATGGCGGGGCAAGTGTAGGCATTATGGGTACACTTGCAGATACAGTCTTAGAATCAGGGGGACAGGTTATTGGGGTGATCCCAACATTACTAGAGGAGCGAGAAATTTCACATCGTAATTTAACAGAACTCATTGTTGTAAATTCGATGCACGAGCGAAAACATAAAATGGTAGACTTAGCGGATGGATTTATTGCCCTACCTGGGGGACCGGGAACGTTAGAAGAATTTTTCGAAGTGTTTACGTGGGCGCAATTAGGGTTACATCAAAAACCTTGTGGCATTTTAAACATTAATCACTACTACGATCTGATTATTTCCTTTTTCGATCATATGAATGAGCAGCAATTTCTCCAGGATAAGTATCGTTCAATGGCTCTGGTTGATTCTAATCCAGAACGTTTACTTGAGAAATTTAAGGCTTATACACCTCCGACAGTTAAGACATATACCACAGGTAAGTAA
- a CDS encoding zinc-dependent alcohol dehydrogenase family protein, with protein sequence MERESKCIRFYEFGIPKNVLKVENKKIEKPERGEVLVRMNVRPINPSDLIPITGAYSHRITLPAIPGYEGVGIVEEVGPFVSPQLIGKRVLPLRGEGTWQEYVKAPADLVIPIPNCIDDYIAAQLYINPITAWLTCTEVLHLRPDDVLLVNACGSSIGRLFAQLSKVIGFTLIAVTRNNTYTEELLQLGASYVINTMETPLHKTVMELTNGLGANAAIDSVGGSSGTELAFCIRPSGTFLTIGLLSGTPVNWADVTNKAKVHVKMFHLRHWNQQVSVQTWQKTFNHLMSLIIDGRLKLMMPVSYYDLQDVHDAVCFAEVSRRNQGKIFLTN encoded by the coding sequence ATGGAGCGGGAAAGCAAATGTATAAGATTTTATGAATTTGGAATTCCTAAAAATGTATTAAAGGTTGAAAATAAGAAAATTGAAAAACCTGAGCGTGGAGAAGTTCTTGTACGTATGAACGTTCGCCCTATCAACCCATCCGACCTGATCCCTATTACTGGAGCTTACTCTCATCGTATTACACTTCCGGCCATCCCTGGATATGAAGGAGTCGGTATTGTGGAAGAAGTTGGTCCGTTTGTTTCTCCACAACTTATTGGTAAACGTGTTTTGCCTTTACGTGGGGAAGGTACTTGGCAAGAATATGTTAAGGCACCAGCGGACTTAGTGATTCCTATTCCTAACTGCATTGATGATTACATAGCCGCTCAATTATATATAAACCCAATAACAGCGTGGCTTACTTGTACAGAAGTTTTACATTTAAGACCGGACGATGTTTTATTAGTCAATGCTTGTGGCTCTTCGATTGGTCGCTTATTTGCTCAACTATCTAAGGTTATCGGTTTTACGTTAATTGCCGTAACTAGGAATAACACTTATACAGAAGAACTGCTCCAACTTGGTGCTTCGTATGTAATAAACACAATGGAAACACCATTACATAAAACAGTTATGGAATTGACGAATGGACTTGGTGCAAATGCTGCTATTGATTCTGTCGGAGGGTCATCTGGAACAGAATTAGCATTTTGTATTCGTCCGAGTGGCACTTTTTTAACCATTGGTCTCTTATCGGGAACACCAGTAAATTGGGCAGATGTTACAAATAAAGCGAAAGTACATGTTAAGATGTTTCATCTGAGACATTGGAATCAACAGGTTTCTGTACAAACTTGGCAAAAAACATTTAACCATTTGATGTCTTTAATAATTGATGGGAGATTGAAACTCATGATGCCTGTGTCGTATTATGACCTACAGGATGTACATGACGCAGTTTGTTTTGCTGAGGTTTCAAGGAGGAATCAAGGAAAAATTTTTTTAACAAATTAG